The Bacillus sp. Bos-x628 genome segment AATAAAGATCATCACCAACATCATCATGAGCAGTATGATCCTTATTATGGTTATGGCAGTTATACGCCGCCTGCTATGTATCCATATCCACAGCAATTAGTACCTGCTTCACCTATTTTACCGGGTTCAGGATTTTGTTATCCCGTTCAGCCGTATTATCATCATATGATGCCGTATCCTTACCATGCTCAGCCATACTATCCGGCATATCATGCGCCAGCTTATTATGGAGAAAATTATGAGCATCATGCAAATGATGGACACCATTGGCATCATCATATGCTTCCAAATGCAAATGCCAACATGAATCAAGGTTTTTATCCAAATGGACCAAATGAAGCGTATGGCAAGGAAGACTGTGGCTGTGATGAGGGCATGAAGCAACAACATCATCAACCATGGATGGGATATTATCCAAACCCTGTTCCTTATGGACAAATGGGTGCATACCCGCAGCATTCCATGCAACAAAATCCAAATCAATCTGTTTTCGCAAGACCAGAAGAAGATGAAGAAGATTAGTGAACGAAGGGACGATCTCAATCGTTCCTTTTTTTGTTTATAAATGCCAGCTTGTTTTTCCCCTTAACTGTGCATGCTAAAAAAGAGCCTGTTTTGCGCTCATGAGATTGAATTAGCACAGGGGGTTTTTCGTTTGAAACAAAAATGGCAAACAACGATCGCATTATTGCTTCTTCCCATTGGTTTAACTGCATGTGGTGCAAATGACAATGCGGGTGTAGATACACGCTATAATCAATCAGGTCAACCTGTTGGTTATCATTCAAATCAACAGTCGACAGAAAATCATCAAGATCATCAAGGACCAGTTTCCGAGCTCATGGAAGGCATGAGAGAAAATACAACGAATGTTGATAACCGTGCACGTCCTCAAACAGATGATCAATCCAGAATGCCGCTCACGGGCGGAGATGGACGCTATAGTCATGGAGACATGAATTATCATCAACAAATGTCGTTCTCTGGATATGATAAACAAGAAAATGTTCAGCGTTCAAGAGAAATTGCAAACCGTGTCAATAAAATGAACCACGTGGCAGACTCACAAGTAATGGTAACAGATGAAAATGTGTATATTGCCATTAAATCGGATGGACGTCTCACATCAAAGGGAATATCCCAAATAGAAGAAGCAGCAAATCGCTATGCGGATGGAAGATCTGTACAAGTCTTCAAAGATGAAGGCGTATTTACACGTTTTCGTGACATGAGAAGAACTCAATTTGAAACAGGTCAAACAGGCATGACGCGATAACAAGTGTTAAAAATGAAAAGGCTAAAGACAGGGTGTTCATGACATTTTGTACTTTAGCCTTTTCCTTAAAAACCTTAAAAACCTTAAAAACCTTAAAAACCTTAACCCTTAAATAACAGTAAATTGAATCAGTGGATTTTTGCCAATAATGGATATTCACTTCATTATTATCTAATTCATGACTTTTCTTGTAATGAGAAAGTGTTCTATTGAAATTGTTATAGGAAATAGGAACTATTTTCCTGAATGTTCTTTTTTTCATTTTGCACCTATGCTACACTGATGTGGAAGTAAATAA includes the following:
- a CDS encoding YhcN/YlaJ family sporulation lipoprotein translates to MKQKWQTTIALLLLPIGLTACGANDNAGVDTRYNQSGQPVGYHSNQQSTENHQDHQGPVSELMEGMRENTTNVDNRARPQTDDQSRMPLTGGDGRYSHGDMNYHQQMSFSGYDKQENVQRSREIANRVNKMNHVADSQVMVTDENVYIAIKSDGRLTSKGISQIEEAANRYADGRSVQVFKDEGVFTRFRDMRRTQFETGQTGMTR